The genomic region TTTGGGGTCGCTGTCGGCCAGAATACCGAGCAAAGCTGTCACCACTTCCTCGCTTTCGTATCCTTCCAGCGCGGCTGCAGCTTCGGCGCGTACATTGCCGTCGACATCCTTCAGCGCATCGATGAGCAACGGGACAGCCAGTGCTTCGTCTTCGCTGTCGACGAGATCCATCAGCGCTATGCGTCTGATTTCAGGATCGGTGTCGGTCAATCGCGCATTCAATTGCACGGCTATAGTGTCCTGAGCGGTTATGGTGGTCATGTCTGATTTCCCCGTTTAACGTAACAAATATGGAATGTCCACATGCACCGCGCCGGTCGGGCAGTCCTTTTCGCAGGGCATGCAATACCAGCATTCATCAAATTTCATGTATGCGCTGCCTTTGGCAAGATCAATTGCCAGCACATCGAGCGGACATACGTCCACGCATACCGTGCAGCCCTTATCGGCAATACATTTTTCTTCATCCACTGTGACGGGCACAGTCATACGATTCAGTGCATAGGTCATGACATCTCTCCTTGGATTAAGCAGCCACCGGTTCTTTTGCGATCCGCAGCTTCTGGTAAGCGGTTTTTTCCTCGTCATCCAGAGGCACGATGTAGGGGTCGATAGGCCGGGTGAAGCAGGACATGTTGCCGTTCGCATCCTTTTTGACCTGAACGTGGACGAACCAGTCGGCGTCGTTTTTCTCCGGGTAGTCGACGCGATAGTGGTACAGCCCCCATCGGCTTTCCTTGCGGAACAGCGAGGCTTGCGCAGCCATTTCGGCGCAATCCAGAATGGCGTGTATCTCCATGGCGCGCATTAGCTCGTGCGGATTGCTGGCGCTCAGTCTGGCCAGATCTTCGCGAATCTCTGCGAAACGCCGCAGGCCGAGTTCCATCTTGCGCGTGACTTTGGGTGGCTGCAGATAGTCGTTCACCATCCGCCGCAGCTTGTATTCGACCTGATTGGGCGGGAGTCCATCGGTAACATGCAAAGGCGCCCAGACCCGGTTCCGCTCCTGCTCGACTTGTGCGTTGTCAACTGGCGGCAATGCATGGCTGGCGCAGTATTCCGCCGCGCTTTCGCCAGCCAGTTTGCCATAGACGAATGCGCCCAACATGTAGTTATGCGGCACGCACGCCAGATCGCCGGCAGCGTATAACCCGGGCACGGTGGTTTCTGCGTGCTCATTGACCCAGACGCCGGATGCGCTGTGGCCGCTGCACAATCCGATTTCGGAAATGTGCATTTCCACCATGCCATCCCGATAGTTGAGTCCGCGGCCTTCGTGAAAGCGTCCGCGGCTTGGCCGTTCGTTGGTATGCAGAATTTCTTCGATAGTGGAAATGGTTTCTTCGGCCAGGTGATTCATTTTCAGGAATACCGGGCCATTGCCGCCCTCAAGCTCCTTGTAGAATTCCATCATCATCTGTCCGCTCCAGTAATCGCATTCGATGAAGCGATCGCCGTGCGCATTGGCGGTGTAGCCGCCAAACGGGCCGGTGACATAAGCACAGGATGGGCCGTTATAGTCCTTGATCAGCGGATTGATCTGATAGCACTCGATACCGGAGAGTTCGGCACCGGCGTGATATGCCAGACTGTAACCGTCACCGGCATTGGTGGGATTTTCATACGTGCCGAACAGATAACCGGAAGTTGGCATGCCCAGCCGTCCTGCTGCGCCGGTTGCCAGAATCACGGTCTTGGTGCGGATCACGTAGAAATCGGCAGTGCGGCTGTCCACGGCCATGGCCCCGGCGATGGCGCCGTTTTCATCGAGCAGGAGCCGGGTGGCCATCAGCCGGTTGGATATGTCGACCCGGCGTTTCTTCAGTTGCCGGTACAACACTTTCTTCATGTTGTGTCCTTCCGGCATCGGCAATACATAGGTGCCGATGTGATGGACTTTTTTGACGGCGTAGTCGCCCGTTTCGTCCTTCTCGAACTTCACTCCCCAGCTGTCCAGTTCCTGGATCATCGAAAAGCTGCTGGTGGCATATTGCATCACGGTTTTCTGGTTGACGATGCCATCGTTCGCGACTGTGATTTCCTTGACGTACTGCTCGGGCGTGGCGTGTCCGGGAATGACGGCATTGTTGAGGCCGTCCATGCCCATGGAAATTGCGCCGCTGCGTTTCACGTTGGCCTTTTCCAATACCAGTACACGCAGTGCAGGATTCTTTTCCTTGGCCTTGGCTGCGGCCATCGGCCCGGCGGTACCGCCGCCGATAACCAGTACATCTACTTCCATTTCGATGGTGTTCATCAAGTTTTCTCCTTGTCTCAAATGAATCGAGGTTAAATGCGGCCGCGCTCAACGCGAAGCCGATACTGGAAAGCATCCCCACGGTAGTACAGGTATTCGAAGTCGAGAGGCTGGTTGTCCGTGGTAAAGGTCAGGCGCTCAATGCGCAGAACGGGTGCTCCTTCTTCCAGCTGGATCAGCCTGCCCAGAGACTCGTCTGCTAGCATGGCTTCGATCTGCAGTTCGGCCTGTCCCAGTGAATAGCCGTAGTCATTTTCCAGAATCAGGAAAATGTCGCGATGTGCAAGATCTTCCTTGATCAGGCGTTCGCCTATGGTGCGCGGCAGATAACTGACATCCAGCGAAATTGGTGCGCGATTCAGGTAACGTACCCGGCGGATTTCGGACACCATATCGTTTTCTGCCAAATGCAGCTTCTTGGCCACTATTTTGTCGGCGGGCACGATCTTGAAGCTGACGACCTGAGAGAAGGTTTCGTAGCCCATGGACGCCATGGCCTCGCCAAATCCCTGCAACTTTCCTAGGTTCTGAAATGCCTTGGGTTGCGACACGTAAGTGCCTTTGCCATGAATTTTGAAGATCAGGCCTTCTTTCTGCAGATGTCCCAGCGCTTGCCTGACCGTAATCCGGCTGACGTCAAAGGAGCGTATCAGATCGCTTTCCGAAGGCATTTGCTCATGCGCCTTGTACGTGCCATCGAGAATGCGGGTTCTCAATATCTCCTTGATCTGCGTGTACAGCGGTACAGGT from Sulfuriferula sp. AH1 harbors:
- a CDS encoding GntR family transcriptional regulator gives rise to the protein MESKKKTVLPLSPVPLYTQIKEILRTRILDGTYKAHEQMPSESDLIRSFDVSRITVRQALGHLQKEGLIFKIHGKGTYVSQPKAFQNLGKLQGFGEAMASMGYETFSQVVSFKIVPADKIVAKKLHLAENDMVSEIRRVRYLNRAPISLDVSYLPRTIGERLIKEDLAHRDIFLILENDYGYSLGQAELQIEAMLADESLGRLIQLEEGAPVLRIERLTFTTDNQPLDFEYLYYRGDAFQYRLRVERGRI
- a CDS encoding ferredoxin family protein, translating into MTYALNRMTVPVTVDEEKCIADKGCTVCVDVCPLDVLAIDLAKGSAYMKFDECWYCMPCEKDCPTGAVHVDIPYLLR
- a CDS encoding fumarate reductase/succinate dehydrogenase flavoprotein subunit, which encodes MNTIEMEVDVLVIGGGTAGPMAAAKAKEKNPALRVLVLEKANVKRSGAISMGMDGLNNAVIPGHATPEQYVKEITVANDGIVNQKTVMQYATSSFSMIQELDSWGVKFEKDETGDYAVKKVHHIGTYVLPMPEGHNMKKVLYRQLKKRRVDISNRLMATRLLLDENGAIAGAMAVDSRTADFYVIRTKTVILATGAAGRLGMPTSGYLFGTYENPTNAGDGYSLAYHAGAELSGIECYQINPLIKDYNGPSCAYVTGPFGGYTANAHGDRFIECDYWSGQMMMEFYKELEGGNGPVFLKMNHLAEETISTIEEILHTNERPSRGRFHEGRGLNYRDGMVEMHISEIGLCSGHSASGVWVNEHAETTVPGLYAAGDLACVPHNYMLGAFVYGKLAGESAAEYCASHALPPVDNAQVEQERNRVWAPLHVTDGLPPNQVEYKLRRMVNDYLQPPKVTRKMELGLRRFAEIREDLARLSASNPHELMRAMEIHAILDCAEMAAQASLFRKESRWGLYHYRVDYPEKNDADWFVHVQVKKDANGNMSCFTRPIDPYIVPLDDEEKTAYQKLRIAKEPVAA